The DNA region CCCATCATTCTCTTGGACATAATACGTCCTGCGATCGAAACGCGAACGCGGTTCTCCTCCAGCTCAGAATTAAGCTGATCGGTGAATATATCCATTTTTTTATACTCTTCAACATTAGTAATAATAATATTTTCATTTCTCAATATATTTTCGATACACTCAGCTTCGGCTTTCTCATAAAGAGCCTTAGCCTCCTCACAGCTTGCAGTCACATCATACTTTGTGATCTGGAAAGGGTCTGCACCCTCGTCCTGCAAAGCCTTGAGCTTTTCCATTCTTATCTTCTTATATTCATTGACCTGCTCCTGAGTAAGTTCTTCCTCTTCGGGAGCATTGTTCTTTATCTCTTCGCTCATATTTTACTTCCTTTCTAAGATTTTATGACGTACAGCAGCATCGCCGCTAATTCTCAAAATAACCGAGCTTTTTTGCGAACTTCTTCATCTCCGATGAATTTTCCTCGGGTCCCATCATCATCAGACAGGTCTTACCGACCTTGATGTACAGCACATATCCTTCATCGGTATTTTCCTCGGCTGAAAGACCGTTTTTTCCGAGTGTCTTGACATATTCTATGCCTGCCGCATCACATTCATTGTAAAACTCGATCTCCGCGATCTCCTCATCGGCACACTCGTAAAAGACTGCCACCCAGCCGTTATCGGTAAGAACACCGTAACAAGTACCGTCCTCGGTATCGGAGGTAGAAATGCTGTCCTCTGCACAGTAACCTTCCTCCAGCATAGTCTTGCTGAACTTATCGAAGTTCACCGCACTGATATTTTTCTCCATACAGCCGCAAAGCATCGTCATCGATAATATAACTGCTGCAAGAGCAGTCCTGCGCATCTTTTATCACCTCTGACAAATATATTCTGATCCATTCACGGTTTATCTGACATCTATATATTCGGTATCCCAGAGTTTACCGTAATATGAGAACCGCTTTTCTTCCACTTCCCTTTCGGCACGCCTGACGCACTCTGACAATGCTTTCTCAAGCATGGAAATATCGCCCGCACGAAAGACCGCCACGGGAGGACAATGATCCATTATCCCCCAGTACAGCGTGACAGTAAATATCCTTGCATCATAGTGTTCTGCCATGATATCGAAATTATCGGGATATTCTATGTGCGCCAGCAATGAAGAATCCTCGTCACAGCAGTTCATATAAAACATGAGCCTGCCGCTGCCGAAGTCTATATCCTCAAAGGAAAAAGGAAGACCGGCGTCCATTATTCTCTTGTGATCTCCAGTACCTCGAACTTGATCATGCCTGCAGGTGCTTCAACCTCGAATATATCGCCGACCTTCATGTGAAGTGCAGCCTTGCCTATGGGGCTTTCATCGGATATCTTGCCGTTGTCGGGATCGGACTCGGTAGAACCAACGATCTGAAGAGTTTCGATTTCATCGAGTTCAACATCTCTCAGCTTTACGTAAGAACCTACACCGATCTCATGAACGGATATCTCATCATCATCAACGACAGTAGCGTTGGAGATGAGTATTTCCAGTTCGTTAATACGGGATTCCAGAATAGCCTGTTCGTTCTTTGCTTCATCATACTCAGCGTTCTCGGAAAGGTCGCCGAAAGAACGTGCTTCTTTCAGTTTCTGTGCGACTTCTTTACGCTTGACTGTTACCAGATATTCCTTTTCTTCAACCAGTTTGTCGTAGCCGGCTTTTGATACTGTCTTGTTGATTTCCATTATAAAACACTCCTATATAGTATTTGTTTTTTGGGTATACTTCAAATTAATATTATACTATATTACCGCCATTTTGTCAAGCATCACACCCCGAAAACACCGATGTCCGATTTGCATAAAATTTGGTGATACTGCCTGTTTTTTATGAACAGACAAGCCATGCTGTGGGCAGGTCAGTCATATATTGCGAATAGTATGATATTCTGTTCTGAAAACGTTTTCTTTAACGGTTTTAGCCAATATCCGAATTGTACATATGTATATTTAGTAATGACCCATGGTCATAAATAGATAGTTTCAACAGTAAAATATTTATTATATTCATATCTTCTTATATTATTCATATTTTTCTGTGTAGTTTTGCATAGTTTATTTGCAAATATATCATATATCTTTTATTGAAATGCCCAAATTACCGTGATATAATGTATAAAGTAAAAGAGTAAACGTTTACGGCCCCATTTTTACTATGACAATGCGCCGATCCGTAAAAGTACGGCGACACTATCCACCGCAATATAAAAGAACATAAAATTATAAAAAAAGGAGCAGACAATTATGTCCAACAGAATTATGAAAAAAACATTTGCAAGTGCGCTGGCTATCATCAGCGCTGCAACATTCGTACCTAGTTCCGTTATCGGCACCACCATCGCACCTGTAGCTATAACTGCAAGTGCTGAGGCAGTAAGCGGCGATTATACTTATGAGGAGCTTTCCAACGGCACTATCTGCATCACAAAGTACACCGGTACTGAAAGCAAAGTTGAAATCCCCGTTAAGATCGATGGTAAGACCGTTACTAAGATTGGTGACCAGGCTTTTATGGGAAACAAAAATATAACAGAGGTATCTTGCTCAAACGATTCTCTGACTTCGATTGGTGAATTTGCATTCTGCAGCTGTACTTCACTCAAAACTGTGAATTTTTACTCAAATGCCTCAAAAACCACTATCGGACGCGGTGCTTTTGCAAGCTGCACCAGCCTTGATGATATTGATCTTACCGTTAACTATGATGCTATTGAAGAGGGTACATTCCAGAGATGCACCAGCCTTCCTTGTTTTTATGTTAAACCGGCGGTAAAGTATATCGGTACAAGTGCTTTTCAGGGGTGTACAAATATTAAAAAATTATCTTTCCACGGTGCCACCTCTATCGGCAAAAAGGCTTTTTACGAATGCGAAAACCTTTCAACTATTGAGAGTATAGATAATGATGCTAATTTTGTTGATATCGGAGATTACGCATTCTTCGGTTGTTCAAGTCTAAGCGAACTTCCCGGCAAATCAGAACTGAAGACTATCGGTAATTCCGCTTTTGGTTCTTGCACCGCTCTGACTAAGCTTGATCTACATAATTATAGTAATCTGACCTCTATCGGCAATGATGCTTTTGCTAACTGCAAGCTTCTGGAAACCGCTGTTTTCCCTGAGAACCTTACAACTTTGGGCAAGAGAACATTTGCAAACTGCCATGCACTGAAGGAAGTTGAATTAAATTCCAAGAAGCTCACCACTATCCCTCAGGCTGCATTCGCTACAACAGGCATCACTGAAATAAAGATACCCGAAGGCGTAACTGATATCGATGACGCAGCATTCTATACCTGCAAGTCCCTCACTAAGGTAACTCTGCCCAAGAGCGTAACAACAATTGGTGATAAGGCATTCGGCGCTTGTACTTCTCTGAAAAACGTTGAATACAACGGCACAAAGGCTCAGCTGGCTGCTATAGCTGTAGGTTCTGACAACACTGCTCTGACTGGCGCTGCTATCACTTACAACAATTCTTCTACAAGCACATATCCTGTTGTAACAAACGTTCTGTACAACTCTCAGTATCATCAGTTCCAGCTCACATGGACACCTGTTGACGGTGCTCAGAACTACGGTATCGCTGTATACCTGGCAGGCAGATGGAAGGTACAGACCCAGAGCATAGCTGCTTCTAATACCACATTCGTATCTCCCAAGCTGACTCCCGGCAAGTCCTACAAGGTAGTTGTAGCTGCTAAGGTAAACGGCAAGTGGGATACTTCCAACCTCAGCAAGAGAGCTGTTACTGTTACTATCAAGTAATTACAAACAACTTCCATTATAAATCGACCACGGTCGATGAGAAGTCGGCAGCCGATCCAGGGCTGCCGATTTTTCATGTTGTTTTCAGGGTGGTAATATAATATTGCTTTGGCACCAATATCACACGGTATCATTTATTCAACAGAGATATCAACATCACCGTATTCAGCAATATGATCACAGGACAACAAAAAACCTCGCAAACAAATCGTTTACGAGGTTTGAATGGTGCAGGTAAGAAGACTTGAACTTCCACGAGGTTGCCCCCACTAGCACCTGAAGCTAGCGCGTCTGCCTATTCCGCCATACCTGCATTTTTTATTTTGTTTTTGTTGTATCCCTCACAACAGTATCTATTATATCACAACGCTCTCATAAAGTCAACCCCTTTTGAAAATTTTTATTTAAAACCTTTTATGAATTGATTTATAGTTATTGAATGTTTTCAGATAAAAAGACACCCCGCCGTATGACGGGTTTTAGTATATAAGTTTCGCCCCGAAGCGTTTTAAATACTTCGGGACTTTGTGTAATCATCCTGCTCCAATTAATCAGTATTTATCGGGATCCATAAAGACTCTTGAGCCGGTTGCACCCGTTTGTCCCTGATACTTTCCATTGTATGGATTTAGTGCATGATCGTCCATTTCTGCAAATACTAACTGTCCTACTCTACG from Ruminococcus albus AD2013 includes:
- the greA gene encoding transcription elongation factor GreA, with protein sequence MEINKTVSKAGYDKLVEEKEYLVTVKRKEVAQKLKEARSFGDLSENAEYDEAKNEQAILESRINELEILISNATVVDDDEISVHEIGVGSYVKLRDVELDEIETLQIVGSTESDPDNGKISDESPIGKAALHMKVGDIFEVEAPAGMIKFEVLEITRE
- a CDS encoding leucine-rich repeat domain-containing protein, translated to MKKTFASALAIISAATFVPSSVIGTTIAPVAITASAEAVSGDYTYEELSNGTICITKYTGTESKVEIPVKIDGKTVTKIGDQAFMGNKNITEVSCSNDSLTSIGEFAFCSCTSLKTVNFYSNASKTTIGRGAFASCTSLDDIDLTVNYDAIEEGTFQRCTSLPCFYVKPAVKYIGTSAFQGCTNIKKLSFHGATSIGKKAFYECENLSTIESIDNDANFVDIGDYAFFGCSSLSELPGKSELKTIGNSAFGSCTALTKLDLHNYSNLTSIGNDAFANCKLLETAVFPENLTTLGKRTFANCHALKEVELNSKKLTTIPQAAFATTGITEIKIPEGVTDIDDAAFYTCKSLTKVTLPKSVTTIGDKAFGACTSLKNVEYNGTKAQLAAIAVGSDNTALTGAAITYNNSSTSTYPVVTNVLYNSQYHQFQLTWTPVDGAQNYGIAVYLAGRWKVQTQSIAASNTTFVSPKLTPGKSYKVVVAAKVNGKWDTSNLSKRAVTVTIK